The following are encoded in a window of Vespula pensylvanica isolate Volc-1 chromosome 2, ASM1446617v1, whole genome shotgun sequence genomic DNA:
- the LOC122638163 gene encoding protein PRRC2C isoform X8, producing the protein MSTLSGILSKGEKGKSKFQSLDINNLYRVSRGESLEQHQQKNTLPRKHGMQTLGRVPSARRPPANLPSLKSETSSSDPAVSLVPSGGSGWATTKDSGSSSTNTTVSTTATDSNTTNSSPTQCVTGSTAPTSLHPLLPGQQGTSHSSDANNKSSWSAIMSKSGDAVVGYAGLVGGGRGGRSAPGLSFLAHQSPQFQHEFPSLSGQPSVSASNQSQTQESSATSNAISVAVQHHSLLQQQPYSHNHSGGALNNQQQQQNRELNAQYGPGPSLRPQTEGSWIQGGSRTTSGTTPTTGAPGNGNTPAVQGPPMVGPSGSTGHTEGLAGGRQNLGQSPNMAMGQAGQSTSPNSQAPLPSASHQMYRGNFPSGFPSQFSPNVGSGGPRPRFNYPPDRFPLPQRPQERDRVPEEEIITRPIIKEEDLTRMDDISRDAGWAAHDDIDYNQKLAFSDDEPEPEPPKKEEKKDVKTEEKLDENHSENKDKPRDNRDNRETAKDNRDQPTHRPWNQSTLSRDLRGPNGPNCFSTQPSLQSVHSLRDAEDDEAWNERRRLKVEVAFVVKRARQRKEEEEKRFQESTKQAAAKKLQDLEKKLQEKQSRQKEDERGPPPEPKGLISVPPVPIPVPEWEREKEIRERENRERERERSRTSSEGKDDKSARESREPRDNLRESRDTRDQLMNDRQSDRQLDRQNDRQNDRQIDRQNDRQIDRQNDRQIDRQNDRQIDRQNDRQIDRQNDRQTDRQNDRQNERQNDRANDRQNDRPNDRPNDRQNDRQIDRQNFLRQPDIAARSERERERDRDQRDIRDREYPGFLRHFQTNIPPRFQKQQAERSGSGFNRISPSAERSSQSVSFAQQYDSGRWGHNHNNLNNNTKQSHAVPPPRRSRIDSDVSSPLEEDRSSSRDHRGQLSREDRYRHPAHRKSGGYYDEYTRTYKDYDWDDRHPREPWERERHFDDKERETNLDSRDGRESRENRPIRQNRDSVENRDRDSKEKKDYDNYLKDTCDERERCDDRERSDGTEWRDDRTQERQTEKRREMPREERIERNERPQRPDSRDSRTSRESKTSSRDDEPHKLRDCGLWVNEISDYEEKKRDLYHENNRERERDRRQPPGPVTKDKLEADDLKSEKRNLTQLKRNSSEQEKKDAVKETVTETKKETDIRSRKSERITETSNRPVERGDSSPKAWADAVSPTFEKEEEKILETFKDINELENVKQNLEKLTLEKREDVHIEDTNKEHVKEEKREKNTRNRTSSGSSSSRARDCRGGRQWGGSIYTRWSGQESRGRRGGSKSSGRPASARSGSYGHTDSENSADEISGSTESGKEERRSAKSPKLSQKIDKEERNREVSRREDKRTGEYSQARNEKRSYDGKPSREGFAPSGEPSRRGRGGFRIRSSGNNSNRMEGYGPPSSKSPFSSERNAEEKQNTTKQCSTTTASDKETNNPASTPIESSDDKMIAKQQALTAGITGRRTKSPNPQSQQSNKQDNHQTSGNVVSQKPHKKEESLSKRTRSGSRRGKDTRESRFRGSSSNVSKQTSSDVGNEEWETTSENSEDHMDDHKESRNSRNKHFNGRGNQNSNQNAMGGNLHSRRNEQGGNNRDQREKNSKSSSTSSRAPGAEKRNVQNSSFCNQRNQSSISQSQNGRSRSQGSSHGGSMSNKSSSNKENTVNRIDEIKLNEPNLVNQAFNDMNKKSQSKEKKIVDNASDSNNFTEDGSTIVEDKLDSDGFQEVRSKKNVKEPRHSQKDEIKPSAKKEKERERDRSKSKSNNGSQQISQQTQNIPSLLGQSIQQPVSMPQKQYDKNTKGLKLPPRFQKQRLAKQQQQQTFADPNDVNKMNSSGNNNMKDSSGGPAPPPSVNAWDKPFISQLRSNSPSAVPADVQLMSGLTSQNDQVHENNEQANSGNSSQRNSPSGEKAGKNTKDLVEKNVSDVSSPPVQTLIFENTNYSKTTKTTPTDLAMKSKFSNHVQKQQRVDKRVEMEEEGNPMHQHSQQSLSVAFSNKPNDLMKNKNQEPIQMPLSFNKNEDNADMKLDFTFDSDLSQLTEDKSKTLGMTRSMHMSSGQSTISPSTAELNLKIASVKKVWENATPMPTVVEHEDGGNVVSTANSFPQAFENSDVDDSYSPHQQYNQNNMKNEITTSTNVCKLVPPQVKPQQQSAGSNGTQPGSTVPGPSPIGAGQSPMGHPPASLQGPLSPPPFNSTGQPSHINYQEFPQYPGSQAAQYGSMSAIPSPPAMLFNTGSGQLPAQAGGLYGAFQLDQSRSPFTQYPPYGPSLQSSFNQQNVYLPQPPPPPPHAPSAPTPDMYPNNLSQYRITAATAPPFGQNQQLSNNPNTVLISSSSNSLMSASVKPSSQPIGAIGTKAAPHFQAPSAPQPNQLPYIPYDPNQVLSVSGSYMGNSQLVQRPGPNVQASANSYYSATSADVFPGSQTGFYQPGGATQQTGTHYGLQGFGQHSQSLATGSATPVGLQNFSPGFLSNSGLQIAAAAAAQQFRNPTGGLPAPANATSTFLNKHQPQEQPRQLKSPSGNQQDVLASVFNATPQIPSPKSRNCKQQTSSQQPQPSPTQHHKYQQYQGVSQSALVSSYSNYVLQQNVRGMGMPPRAGIQPSQQRYPPPIQRPVVPFAQGPTLNNSTQQPNSMPSQQQAQINRHRPNLHQQQQQRNMKMQQQQYYSSQGNVKIDSNDKTDSHNDKINDGNSGNQSGGNKSNVNQQDSDTKEEVSQQNE; encoded by the exons ATGTCTACTCTGTCAGGGATTTTGTCGAAGggggagaaaggaaaatcaaAGTTTCAATCGTTAGATATCAATAATTTGTATCGGGTAAGCAGG gGAGAATCCTTAGAACAACATCAACAAAAGAACACATTACCGCGCAAACATGGCATGCAAACCCTCGGAAGGGTGCCCTCGGCACGGAGACCTCCCGCTAATTTGCCCAGTTTGAAAAGTGAAACTAGCAGCAGCGATCCAGCTGTCAGTCTTGTACCTAGTGGAGGAAGTGGTTGGGCAACTACCAAGGATTCAGGATCTTCAAGCACTAATACTACTGTATCTACAACAGCAACAGATTCAAACACT ACAAATTCTTCACCAACACAATGTGTAACGGGGTCGACTGCACCAACATCTCTTCATCCTTTGCTACCAGGACAACAAGGTACTTCACATTCTTCCGATGCAAACAACAAATCATCATGGAGTGCAATTATGAGCAAATCAGGAGATg CAGTGGTTGGATACGCGGGGCTCGTGGGGGGCGGAAGAGGGGGAAGAAGTGCCCCTGGGCTGAGTTTCCTTGCCCACCAGTCCCCGCAGTTCCAACACGAGTTTCCCAGTCTCAGCGGACAGCCCTCTGTCTCCGCCTCCAATCAGAGCCAGACTCAAGAGTCCTCGGCAACATCCAATGCGATCTCAGTCGCTGTCCAACACCACTCATTGCTACAGCAACAGCCATATTCCCACAACCACTCAG GAGGTGCACTAAACAatcagcagcaacaacagaaTCGAGAACTAAATGCACAGTATGGTCCTGGACCAAGTCTACGCCCTCAaa CAGAAGGAAGTTGGATTCAAGGAGGCAGTCGCACGACGAGCGGAACAACACCAACAACAGGCGCTCCCGGAAATGGGAATACTCCGGCGGTCCAGGGCCCCCCAATGGTGGGTCCCAGTGGTTCTACGGGACACACGGAGGGACTCGCTGGCGGGCGACAGAACTTGGGCCAATCGCCCAACATGGCTATGGGCCAGGCAGGCCAGAGTACTTCCCCCAACAGTCAAGCTCCACTTCCTTCTGCTTCGCATCAG ATGTATAGAGGAAATTTCCCAAGTGGATTCCCATCTCAGTTTTCACCAAACGTAGGATCGGGTGGTCCACGGCCACGATTCAACTATCCTCCAGATCGCTTTCCTCTTCCTCAACGACCGCAAGAACGCGATCGTGTTCCAGAGGAGGAGATCATAACGCGTCctattattaaagaagaagatttaaCAAGAATGGACGATATCTCGCGTGACGCAGGCTGGGCAGCGCACGATGATATTGATTATAACCAGAAATTGGCTTTTAGCGATGACGAACCTGAACCTGAGCCcccgaaaaaggaagaaaaaaaagatgttaagacagaagaaaaattagatgAAAATCATTcggaaaataaagataaaccAAGGGACAATCGTGACAATAGAGAAACTGCAAAAGATAATCGAGATCAACCTACGCATCGTCCATGGAATCAAAGCACTCTATCTCGAGATTTACGTGGTCCTAATGGTCCAAATTGCTTCTCTACTCAACCATCGCTGCAATCGGTGCATTCTTTGAGAG ACGCAGAAGACGACGAAGCGTGGAATGAAAGACGCAGATTGAAAGTTGAAGTTGCATTTGTTGTTAAACGTGCCCGTCAAcgcaaagaggaagaagaaaaaagattccaAGAATCTACTAAACAAGCGGCAGCTAAAAAGTTACAAGatttggaaaagaaattacaagaaaaacaatcaagacaaaaagaagatgaacGTGGACCACCACCTGAACCGAAAGGTCTCATTAGTGTTCCACCTGTACCTATTCCTGTACCCGAATGGGAACGCGAGAAAGAAATCAGAGAACGTGAAAATCGAGAACGTGAACGGGAACGATCTCGCACTTCTTCTGAAGGAAAAGATGATAAATCTGCTCGTGAATCTCGTGAACCCAGGGACAATTTAAGAGAATCTAGAGACACCCGCGATCAGTTGATGAATGATCGACAGAGTGATCGACAACTTGACCGGCAAAACGATCGTCAGAATGATCGACAAATTGATCGTCAAAATGATCGACAAATTGATCGTCAGAATGATCGACAAATTGATCGTCAGAACGATCGACAAATTGATCGTCAGAATGATCGACAAATTGATCGTCAGAACGATCGTCAGACCGATCGTCAGAACGATCGTCAGAACGAACGCCAGAACGATCGAGCAAATGACCGTCAGAATGATCGACCAAATGATCGACCAAATGATCGTCAAAATGATCGACAAATAGATCGACAGAATTTCTTGAGACAACCAGATATTGCTGCACGCAGCGAACGTGAACGAGAACGTGATCGTGATCAACGTGATATTAGAGATCGTGAATATCCTGGATTTTTACGACATTTTCAAACTAACATACCACCCAGATTTCAAAAACAACAGGCAGAAAGGAGTGGTTCTGGGTTTAACCGCATTTCACCGAGCGCAGAAAGATCATCTCAATCTGTCTCGTTTGCTCAACAATATGACTCCGGAAGATGGGGTCacaatcataataatttaa ATAACAATACGAAGCAATCACATGCAGTACCACCACCCCGGCGAAGTAGAATTGATTCGGATGTATCATCACCATTGGAGGAGGATCGTTCTTCATCGCGCGACCATCGTGGACAATTATCCAGAGAGGATCGTTACCGTCATCCTGCACATCGAAAATCAGGTGGTTATTATGACGAATACACTCGCACCTACAAAGATTATGATTGGGACGATAGACATCCTCGCGAACCTTGGGAACGCGAGAGACATTTCGATGATAAGGAGCGAGAAACAAATTTGGATTCAAGAGATGGTAGGGAAAGTAGAGAGAATCGACCGATTAGACAGAATCGAGACAGCGTTGAAAATCGTGACCGAGacagtaaagaaaaaaaggactaTGACAACTATTTaaag GATACTTGTGATGAACGCGAGCGTTGCGATGATAGGGAACGCTCCGATGGTACCGAATGGCGTGATGATCGTACTCAAGAGAGACAAACTGAAAAACGACGTGAAATGCCACGCGAGGAACGTATCGAACGTAATGAACGGCCACAAAGACCGGATTCGCGTGACAGTCGTACGTCAAGAGAATCGAAAACATCATCGCGCGACGATGAGCCTCATAAGTTGCGCGACTGTGGCTTATGGGTAAATGAAATTTCggattacgaagaaaaaaagcgagatctttatcacgaaaataatagagaaagagagagagacagaagacAGCCACCTGGTCCTGTGACTAAGGATAAATTAGAAGCGGATGATTTAAAGAGCGAGAAACGTAACTTGACtcaattgaaaagaaatagctCTGAGCAGGAGAAGAAAGATGCAGTAAAGGAAACTGTaactgaaacgaaaaaagaaaccgaTATCCGTAGCAGAAAATCTGAACGTATAACTGAAACAAGTAATAGACCTGTAGAAAGAGGAGATAGTTCTCCAAAAGCTTGGGCTGATGCTGTATCACCAACGtttgaaaaggaagaggaaaagatattGGAAACTTTTAAAGACATAAACGAACTAGAGAATGTAAAACAGAATCTGGAAAAATTGACTCTAGAGAAAAGGGAGGATGTGCATATTGAAGATACGAATAAGGAACAtgtgaaagaggaaaaacgtGAGAAGAATACACGAAATAGGACAAGTAGCGGAAGCTCCAGTTCACGTGCTCGAGATTGTCGAGGTGGACGTCAATGGGGAGGATCCATTTATACACGTTGGAGTGGTCAAGAATCTAGAGGAAGGAGAGGTGGGTCTAAATCATCGGGTAGACCAGCATCTGCTAGAAGTGGTTCCTATGGTCACACTGATTCTGAAAATAGTGCAGATGAAATTTCTGGCTCAACCGAAtcaggaaaagaagagaggaggtcTGCAAAATCGCCGAAACTATCTCAGAAGATCGACAAGGAAGAACGTAACAGAGAGGTATCTAGACGAGAAGACAAACGAACTGGAGAATATTCCCAAGCACGAAATGAGAAACGATCATATGATGGAAAACCAAGTCGTGAAGGATTTGCACCATCCGGTGAACCATCCAGACGAGGTCGAGGTGGATTTAGAATCAGATCTTCTGGTAACAATAGTAATCGCATGGAAGGGTATGGGCCACCGTCCAGTAAAAGCCCTTTCTCATCGGAACGTAATGCTgaagaaaaacagaatacTACTAAACAATGTTCAACAACGACTGCATCGGATAAAGAGACAAATAATCCTGCGAGCACGCCAATAGAGTCTAGTGACGATAAAATGATAGCGAAACAACAAGCTCTTACAGCTGGTATAACAGGTAGACGTACAAAATCGCCGAATCCACAGAGTCAACAATCTAATAAACAGGATAATCATCAAACATCTGGCAATGTTGTATCACAAAAGCCGCATAAGAAGGAGGAATCTCTCTCCAAGAGAACTCGCAGTGGAAGTAGAAGG ggTAAAGACACTCGGGAATCACGTTTTCgtggcagcagcagcaacgtATCGAAACAAACCTCGTCCGACGTGGGTAATGAAGAATGGGAAACCACATCTGAAAATAGTGAAGACCACATGGATGATCACAAAGAGTCTCGTAATAGTCGCAACAAACATTTTAACGGACGTGGAAATCAAAACTCAAACCAGAATGCTATGGGTGGTAATTTACATTCTCGTAGAAACGAGCAAGGTGGAAATAATCGAGATCAACGTGAAAAGAATAGCAAATCTTCCAGTACGTCATCAAGGGCACCAGGAGCGGAAAAACGAAATGTCCAAAACTCATCATTCTGTAATCAAAGAAATCAGTCATCTATAAGTCAATCCCAAAATGGTAGATCGAGGAGTCAAGGTTCTTCGCATGGTGGATCAATGTCTAACAAGTCATCTAGTAATAAGGAAAATACTGTAAATCGTATAGATGAAATCAAGTTGAATGAGCCAAATTTGGTTAATCAAGCCTTTAATgacatgaataaaaaaagtcaatcgaaagaaaagaaaatagttgaTAACGCTTCAGACTCGAATAATTTTACGGAAGACGGATCGACTATTGTGGAAGATAAGTTGGACTCTGATGGTTTCCAAGAGGTTCGTTCAAAGAAAAACGTGAAAGAACCTAGACACTCCCAAAAAGATGAAATCAAACCATCagcgaagaaggagaaggaacgagaacgagatcGTTCAAAATCTAAATCAAACAATGGATCTCAACAAATTTCTCAACAAACTCAAAATATACCATCATTATTAGGTCAATCTATTCAGCAGCCAGTGAGCATGCCACAAAAACAATACGATAAGAATACAAAAGGTTTGAAGCTCCCACCAAGATTTCAAAAACAACGCTTGGCgaagcagcaacaacagcagacATTTGCTGATCCAAATGacgtaaataaaatgaatagtTCTggcaataataatatgaaagattCGTCTGGTGGTCCAGCACCTCCACCTTCCGTGAATGCTTGGGACAAACCTTTCATCAGTCAACTGCGCTCAAATTCTCCTTCTGCTGTCCCAGCTGACGTTCAATTGATGTCCGGTTTAACTTCGCAAAATGATCAAGTTCACGAAAATAACGAGCAAGCTAATTCTGGCAATAGCAGTCAACGAAATTCTCCAAGCGGTGAAAAAGCTGGAAAGAACACGAAAGATCTCGTAGAGAAGAATGTTTCTGATGTTTCTTCACCACCGGTTCAAACTTTAATCTTTGAGAATACAAATTACTCAAAAACGACTAAAACAACGCCAACTGATTTAGCCATGAAATCCAAATTTTCAAATCATGTTCAGAAACAGCAACGCGTAGACAAGCGCGTAGAAATGGAAGAGGAAGGCAATCCGATGCATCAACATTCGCAACAATCATTATCGGTTGCTTTCTCCAACAAACCGAATGACCTTATGAAGAATAAGAACCAGGAGCCTATTCAAATGcctttatcatttaataagaACGAAGACAACGCCGATATGAAACTTGATTTTACATTTGACTCTGATCTCTCGCAGTTGACAGAAGACAAAAGCAAAACTTTGGGAATGACTCGGTCCATGCACATGAGCTCTGGACAAAGTACGATATCACCCTCAACCGCAGAGCTTAATTTGAAGATAGCTTCGGTAAAAAAGGTTTGGGAAAACGCCACTCCTATGCCGACTGTAGTCGAACATGAAGATGGTGGTAATGTCGTCAGTACTGCTAACAGTTTTCCTCAAGCTTTTGAGAACAGCGACGTCGATGATAGCTACAGCCCACATCAGCAGTACAACCAGAATaacatgaaaaatgaaatcacAACGTCTACGAACGTGTGCAAG CTGGTTCCCCCGCAGGTGAAGCCGCAGCAACAATCCGCGGGAAGCAATGGAACCCAACCTGGCTCTACTGTACCCGGTCCGAGTCCTATTGGAGCTGGACAGAGTCCCATGGGTCATCCACCTGCTAGCCTTCAAGGACCTTTAAGCCCACCACCATTCAATTCGACCGGTCAACCTTCTCATATCAATTATCAG gaATTTCCACAATATCCTGGATCACAAGCTGCACAATACGGTAGCATGTCTGCTATACCTTCACCACCAGCAATGTTATTCAATACAGGTTCTGGTCAATTACCAGCACAAGCGGGTGGTTTATATGGTGCTTTCCAATTGGATCAAAGTCGTTCACCGTTCACACAATATCCGCCCTATGGACCGTCCCTTCAAAGTTCATTCAACCAGCAAAATGTATACTTGCCACAgccgccaccaccgccaccacatGCTCCAAGTGCGCCAACTCCTGATATGTATCCCAATAATTTATCGCAATATCGTATT aCTGCTGCAACTGCACCTCCGTTTGGACAAAATCAGCAGCTTAGTAATAATCCCAATACGGTTCTTATCAGTTCATCATCGAATTCTTTAATGTCAGCAAGCGTTAAACCATCTTCTCAACCAATTGGTGCAATTGGTACTAAAGCGGCGCCTCATTTTCAAGCACCATCTGCACCACAGCCAAATCAA ttACCTTACATACCTTATGATCCAAACCAAGTGCTCAGTGTAAGCGGTAGTTACATGGGTAACTCTCAGTTGGTGCAGAGGCCAGGCCCTAATGTACAGGCATCGGCAAATAGTTATTATAGTGCTACATCGGCtg ATGTATTCCCGGGATCACAAACTGGCTTTTACCAGCCAGGTGGTGCCACACAGCAAACTGGCACTCACTATGGTCTTCAAGGATTTGGTCAGCATAGTCAAAGCCTGGCAACAGGAAGTGCAACGCCTGTTGGTCTTCAAAATTTTAGTCCTGGATTTTTGTCTAATTCAGGACTACA